The window CTTCCTCCTCCCGCCGCTCCAGCGCCCGCTCGGGACACGTCCCGCCGGCGCCGGGCAGGGCGCGCGCGGCCACCGCcagaagcagcagcagcggcCGCAGGCTCGCCATGGCGCGGCGCGGGCGGGGGCCGAGGACGGCGGAGCGCGCGGGCCGGGCCGCGCCGGGAACGGGACTGGACAGGACCGGCCGCGGCTCCgggaggcggggagggggcggggcacCAGAAGCCCCTCCCCCGGCCAGCCCCCGGCCAGCCCCCGGCCAGCCCGGGGCCCTCCAACTCGCGCTCTCCGCGAACAAAGCGCCGGGAGAGCGGCGCGGGCCGCAGGCGGGGCCCGGGCGCGGGGGGCGGGCCGGGGGCGAGCGATCGGCGGCGGCGTTTCTCCGCGGACAGACGCCCCTCCCTCTCCCGGGCCTCCCTCTCCAGGAAATGCGGCTGAAGTCGCGTTAATGTATGATCTGGAAGGGACGTGACGGGACTTCCAAGGAGCTCGAGGCGGCGCTGGGCTGGGAGCCGCCCTGACCCCCTGgccgcgggggcggggccggaggCCGCCTGACTCCTCGGCCCTGCGCAGCGGCGCACTCCCCGGGCCGCAGGAACCGCGACACCCCACCGCCGGTCCGCGGGGGCGACCCTGGACTGGCCGGGGCCCTGCGAGCGGGGCGCTGCGGGAATTAGCTGGCACCGCCCGGGGCTCGGGCCCCACTGCAGGCCGGACGGCGCCTCCTGCCGTCCTTATGGGGCGACTCCGTCACTGGGCCGCCGGCCACGCCCCTCCCAGGCCCCGCAGAGACTCTTCTCCAGCTTGGCCGGGCCAGGTAGGCGGTAAACCGAGGCCCAGGGAGTCCAAGTCAGAGGCTGGCAGCTGAAGATGGGGTGGGGGCAAAGGAAACCCACTCTGTTCCCCCCGGGCTGAGTCTGCACTGCAGCCTGCACCCCAAGCCAGCCACGGATTTCCCACCCAGAGGCTGTGGAGAGTGACCTGCGGGAGACCCTTCTGGAgaaaccaccccccaccccacccccatcttggCCGGGAAAAGGGGCGGGCACACACCTGGGCCAGTAGTTCCACCCAGCACAGGTCAGGCCCAaaggtgggatgatgagaccCAAGAAACAAGGCTGGAGTCTGGAAacaccccctccctgcccccacccccacgtcCACATGTCCACGGAGAGTGGCCACAGCCCACCCAGAACTGGGAACCCAGCCCAGAATGGACTCCCACCACACACACTGACCAGAAGGGGCTTGTGGGTCTCTAGCCAAATCGGTGTGGAAGAGCTGACCCCTGAGAGCTCCCCAGGACCATGGCCTCTGTCCAGTCTGTCCCGAAAGGTGcatgcccacccccacctctctcctgagTCCAAGACAGCCCAGGCCTGGCCACCTGCGCCCCATTTGGGAAACTGGCACAGAATCAGGGGACAAGAAGCATCCTGTgaggaaggggctgtcaatgtGCCCAAGGGAGCCACCCCGTCTGGGAAGGCCATGGCCTCTCCAGTAAGTGGGTCTGCTCAGCCCTGAAGGAGGTGGGGGCTCTCTTGTTGACCCCTGAGCCCTAGCTCCCTCACAACCCACCCGATCAGGCCAGGGCCCATGTCCACCATCTTCTTGGGGGGCTCTGAGGCCCCAGGTGTGCAGAGGCTGGGCAGGGCCTGCAGAGCTCACACGGCCGACGGCAACCCTTCTCTCCCTCAGAGGAGGGCGTCCCCAGCGCGCGGGGGCAGCTGTCTGTAGTGTCCGCGGAGGGGAGAAGGCCACCGATCTGCTGCCACCAGGCTCTGACCCTGTGACTGGGAGGTCCTGCCCCTTGGTTACCAACATGAGCCACCCTGGGCCAGACAGACACGAGAATGGGGTGCCAGGGGCAGACACAGGGATGCTAGGACAAGGTGAGAAGACATGCGAGGCCCCTGCTTCTCGGTGTGGGTCAGCATTTATTACTGTCGCCTGACTGTCCAGGCTTCAGGTCGGGGTGGGATTACAACTGGGCAGGGAGCCTCAGTGCAGCACCTCGGGCCGCGCCCCACCCCCCCGCAGACGCAGGTTCATGAACACGGTGCTCTGGGACTCGAGGCCGTACTCCCCCAGTGGCTGTGGGTCCTCCATCGGCCGCCCCTCGAAGCTCAGCCAGAAGAGGTCGGCCTGGACGTTCTGGCGCCGGCACACCTGCTGCTTCAGCTCACCCACGGTCTGCCCCAGCCGGACCTCGTAGGAGCTGTTGCGACCTCTGCTGTCCCTCACCAGGATGTTCAGGGGCTCGTCAGCGCTCTGCACTACCAGCAGGACCGTGCTGCCGGGGCCCAGGCCCTGCCTGACCAGGGGCACCCCATCCTGCAGCGCCCCGCCGTTGGGGTGCACCGCCAGCCGCTGCTGGAAAGCCGGCACGCCCCACCTCTGGGCGATCTGCTGCCGCAGCTCCGACGCCATCGTGGAGTCGTTCAGGGGCATCGCGAACTCCTTGCCGTCCAGCATCTTCACTGTCAGGTCCCTGCCCTGCGGGGACAGCGTGAGCGCTCAGACACTGCGGCCTCCCCCAAGGGGTTTAGGGCtcgagccccccacccccccaccccggcccccgcCTCACCATGGCTGCTGCTTCCTCCAGACCGAGGTCCCGGACACTGCTTCCCGCCGGCCGCTCAGCTCCTCGAGTCTCGTAGCGGCCCCAGCCCGGCGCAGCCCTTTTATGGCCCGGGGCGCTCACGTCACACGCGGGGTGGAGTCGGCGCGGAGGCACCGGCCGCCCCGGCCGCTTCGGTTTCGGTTTCCGTTTCCCAAGCCGTGCCCCCGCGGACGCAAAACCAAAACAGACACCAGGCAGCCCCCGCCCCGTCCCCGCAGAAAGCTCCGGTGCGGGCGCTTCCCGGCCTTAGCGAGATCCCAGGCCGGGAACCAGTGCCTGCCAACGCCGGCTCGCATTGTACTCCCCGCAAGTGAGTGAACGCGGGAGGCGTTGCCAGCTTATTCAGGCACAAAAAGGGAAAGCACAATCCAAAGTGCACACAGGTCCTCGCCGTGGATTTAGGACAGTATATATTCAGATTCTCTTTTTATGAAgagctttatttttcattttgcacaAAAATGAACTTATGGGCATTATCAAATAAGTGAACCAAACccacaggatgggagaaaatatttgcgaaTCCTGTATCTGATCAGGGTCTGGAAGCCTTACAagtcaaccacaaaaagacaagcaacccaacgCAAACGGGCATTGACAGACATCTCTCAAAGAAGATGGAGGTTTGACCGACATCGTTAGCCACTAGCAAAATGCACTTTCAGACCACAGCGAGTGGCACCCCACACCAGGGGTGCGTGTGGGGTGCCCCACGCCACCGGAGAATGGAGGTGCGGAGCTGGGGCAGCAGTGGGCAGTGGCTGTGGGGCGCCCGGCAGCTCCTCGGCTTCTGCGGCCTTCCCAGGGCCCGGTGGCCTGCAGAGGCTCGGAGCAAGTGGCCCCTGCCCTCCTGGTGCCCTGGGGGTGCGCCCAGCAGGGCACGAGCCCATCAAGGTCTCCAAAGAAGGCTGCTGGCTGCAGTCTTGGGGAGCTGGACTTCGACCACGGGGACCTTTTCCTTCATTCCACCTTTTCCTTCGGCAAAGCGTGCCAGCACTAGGGGTCGGGACCCCCAGTGCTATTTCCACGCTGGGCAGAGGG of the Tamandua tetradactyla isolate mTamTet1 chromosome 2, mTamTet1.pri, whole genome shotgun sequence genome contains:
- the ISG15 gene encoding ubiquitin-like protein ISG15, which produces MGRDLTVKMLDGKEFAMPLNDSTMASELRQQIAQRWGVPAFQQRLAVHPNGGALQDGVPLVRQGLGPGSTVLLVVQSADEPLNILVRDSRGRNSSYEVRLGQTVGELKQQVCRRQNVQADLFWLSFEGRPMEDPQPLGEYGLESQSTVFMNLRLRGGGARPEVLH